A stretch of the Sorangium aterium genome encodes the following:
- a CDS encoding glycosyltransferase family 4 protein, which yields MADAARAPGSVLMTADTVGGVFSYAIELARALAARGVRTSLATLGGPLSAPQREAAGRVPGLAVFESSFRLEWMEDPWDDVARAGDWLLELEERLRPALIHLNGYAHGALDFRAPKLVVAHSCVLSWWAAVLGGEAPPRYDRYRREVARGLAAASAVVAPTRAMLDALLRHHGPLPAGSRAEVISNAADPARFAPRPKEELVLAVGRLWDQAKNIEALGEVAPHLPWPIQVAGSDVRPGGGASAIPLPSLERLGVLSPSAVAAALGRASIYAHPARYEPFGLSVLEAALSGCALVLGDIPSLREVWGDAALYVDPGDTEALRRALRTLIDAPGARREMAARARARALGFSPRRMARGYLRLYGELLGRGRSEQRSPAREARSPARDAAVVLERRGTSGFAAALPAKKASTPCA from the coding sequence ATGGCTGACGCCGCGCGCGCCCCCGGCTCCGTCTTGATGACCGCCGACACGGTGGGGGGCGTCTTCTCCTACGCGATCGAGCTCGCGCGCGCGCTCGCGGCGCGCGGGGTCAGGACGTCGCTCGCCACCCTGGGCGGGCCGCTCTCCGCGCCCCAGCGCGAGGCCGCGGGCCGCGTGCCCGGGCTCGCCGTCTTCGAGAGCTCCTTCCGGCTCGAGTGGATGGAGGATCCCTGGGACGACGTCGCGCGCGCCGGGGACTGGCTCCTCGAGCTCGAGGAGCGCCTCCGCCCGGCGCTGATCCACCTGAACGGCTATGCGCACGGCGCGCTCGACTTCCGCGCCCCGAAGCTCGTGGTGGCCCACTCGTGCGTCCTCTCCTGGTGGGCGGCGGTCCTCGGCGGGGAGGCGCCGCCGCGGTACGATCGCTACCGGCGCGAGGTGGCCCGGGGGCTCGCCGCCGCGTCGGCGGTGGTGGCCCCGACCCGGGCGATGCTCGACGCCCTCCTGCGCCACCACGGCCCGCTCCCCGCGGGCTCGCGGGCGGAGGTGATCTCCAACGCCGCCGATCCCGCGCGGTTCGCCCCGCGCCCCAAGGAGGAGCTCGTCCTCGCGGTCGGGCGGCTCTGGGACCAGGCCAAGAACATCGAGGCGCTCGGCGAGGTAGCCCCTCACCTGCCCTGGCCGATCCAGGTGGCCGGGAGCGACGTGCGCCCCGGCGGGGGCGCGAGCGCGATACCCCTCCCCTCGCTCGAGCGCCTCGGCGTGCTCTCGCCCTCCGCCGTCGCCGCCGCGCTCGGCCGCGCGTCGATCTACGCTCACCCGGCCCGCTACGAGCCGTTCGGCCTCTCGGTCCTGGAGGCGGCGCTCTCCGGGTGCGCCCTCGTCCTGGGCGACATCCCCAGCCTGCGCGAGGTCTGGGGGGACGCGGCCCTCTACGTGGATCCCGGCGACACGGAGGCCCTCCGGCGCGCGCTCCGGACGCTCATCGACGCGCCCGGCGCGCGGCGCGAGATGGCTGCGCGCGCCCGCGCCCGCGCCCTCGGCTTCTCGCCGCGGCGGATGGCCCGGGGCTACCTGCGCCTCTACGGCGAGCTCCTCGGCCGCGGGCGCAGCGAACAGCGCTCGCCGGCGAGGGAAGCGCGCTCGCCGGCGCGCGATGCGGCCGTGGTGCTCGAGCGGCGCGGGACCTCGGGGTTCGCGGCCGCGCTCCCCGCGAAGAAGGCGAGCACGCCATGCGCATAG
- a CDS encoding SDR family NAD(P)-dependent oxidoreductase — protein MSAAALDPDGATLAEGRPALITGGAGFIGANLAHRLLQAGEAVILFDNLSRPSVARNVEWLRRTHGDRVTLITGDVRDARAVAAAVRRASSVFHFAAQVAVTTSLVQPVEDFEINARGTLNVLEAIRAESAPPPLLLTSTNKVYGGLPDVPLSCSGRRYEPTDPELRASGVSEARPLDFHSPYGCSKGAADQYVIDYARTFGLPAAVFRMSCIYGPRQFGTEDQGWVAHFLLQALRREPITLYGDGMQVRDVLFIDDLVDALLLARGDIRRISASAFNVGGGPENTLSLLELLDLIEELDGKRPLIGFEGWRPGDQRYYVSDCRRLSAATGWWPRVRVREGVRRLHGWLREMTETTGAGKAVAAGQPAKEPCAGGVR, from the coding sequence ATGAGCGCCGCGGCGCTCGACCCGGACGGCGCGACCCTGGCGGAAGGACGCCCGGCGCTGATCACCGGCGGCGCCGGCTTCATCGGGGCCAACCTGGCCCACCGCCTGCTCCAGGCGGGAGAGGCGGTGATCCTCTTCGACAACCTCTCCCGCCCCTCGGTGGCGCGCAACGTCGAGTGGCTGAGGCGCACCCACGGTGACCGCGTCACGCTGATCACCGGCGACGTGAGGGACGCCCGCGCTGTCGCGGCCGCGGTCCGGCGCGCCTCCAGCGTCTTCCACTTCGCCGCCCAGGTGGCCGTGACGACGAGCCTCGTCCAGCCGGTGGAAGACTTCGAGATCAACGCCCGCGGGACGCTCAATGTCCTCGAGGCGATCCGCGCCGAGAGCGCCCCTCCGCCGCTCCTCCTCACGTCGACCAACAAGGTGTACGGCGGCCTCCCCGACGTCCCGCTCTCGTGCAGCGGCCGGCGCTACGAGCCCACGGATCCGGAGCTCCGGGCCTCCGGCGTCTCCGAGGCCCGCCCGCTCGATTTCCACAGCCCCTACGGCTGCTCCAAGGGCGCGGCGGACCAGTACGTCATCGATTATGCCCGCACCTTCGGGCTCCCCGCGGCGGTGTTCCGGATGAGCTGTATCTACGGTCCTCGCCAGTTCGGGACCGAGGACCAGGGGTGGGTCGCTCATTTCCTCCTCCAGGCGCTCCGGCGGGAGCCGATCACCCTCTACGGCGACGGGATGCAGGTGCGGGACGTGCTCTTCATCGACGATCTCGTCGACGCGCTCCTCCTCGCCCGCGGCGACATCCGGCGGATCTCGGCGTCGGCGTTCAACGTCGGCGGGGGCCCTGAGAACACCCTCAGCCTGCTCGAGCTGCTCGACCTCATCGAGGAGCTCGACGGCAAGCGCCCCCTGATCGGCTTCGAGGGGTGGCGGCCGGGCGATCAGCGGTACTACGTCTCCGACTGCCGCCGGCTCTCCGCGGCCACGGGGTGGTGGCCGCGCGTCCGGGTCCGCGAGGGGGTGCGCAGGCTGCACGGCTGGCTGCGGGAGATGACGGAGACGACGGGCGCCGGGAAGGCCGTCGCCGCCGGCCAGCCCGCGAAGGAGCCGTGCGCGGGGGGCGTCCGGTGA
- a CDS encoding NAD-dependent epimerase/dehydratase family protein, whose translation MTSHVLITGGAGFIGSHVADELLRQGVRVRALDSLVPQVHGPDRRRPAYLDPEVELIVGDVRDRDAVRSALRGVDAVVHFASAVGVGQSMYKIAEYTSINNVGTAVLLEELAEKPVSRLLVASSMSVYGEGLYRTASGAVVPGVSRPLEQLRRGDWEVRSEAGEALVPIPTPESKPPSLESVYALSKYDQERLCLMIGRAYQIPTVALRFFNVYGRRQALSNPYTGVLAIFAARLLNGRPPVIFEDGLQRRDLVSVTDVARACVRALGADAAIGQVLNIGSGRSYTVREVAERVREVMGKSGIEPEIVGKSRLGDVRHCFADIGAAQQKIGYAPRVSLEEGLRDLADWLEGQVAKDAVAQARAELESRGLTV comes from the coding sequence ATGACAAGCCACGTCCTCATCACCGGTGGAGCAGGGTTCATCGGCTCTCACGTCGCCGACGAGCTCCTGCGCCAGGGGGTCCGCGTCCGGGCGCTCGACAGCCTGGTCCCTCAGGTGCACGGCCCCGACCGCCGCCGCCCGGCGTACCTCGACCCGGAGGTCGAGCTCATCGTGGGTGATGTCCGCGACCGCGACGCGGTGAGGTCGGCGCTCCGGGGCGTGGACGCGGTTGTCCACTTCGCGTCCGCGGTCGGGGTCGGACAGAGCATGTACAAGATCGCGGAGTACACCTCGATCAACAACGTCGGCACCGCCGTGCTCCTCGAGGAGCTCGCCGAGAAGCCGGTCTCGAGGCTGCTCGTCGCCTCCAGCATGAGCGTGTATGGCGAGGGGCTCTACCGGACGGCCTCCGGCGCGGTGGTCCCCGGCGTGAGCCGGCCGCTCGAGCAGCTCAGGCGCGGCGACTGGGAGGTCCGGAGCGAGGCCGGCGAGGCGCTCGTGCCCATCCCGACGCCCGAGTCCAAGCCCCCGTCGCTCGAGTCGGTCTATGCGCTCTCCAAGTACGACCAGGAGCGGCTCTGCCTGATGATCGGGCGCGCCTATCAGATCCCGACCGTCGCGCTCCGCTTCTTCAACGTCTACGGCCGCCGCCAGGCCCTCTCCAACCCGTACACCGGCGTCCTCGCCATCTTCGCCGCGAGGCTCCTCAACGGCCGTCCGCCCGTGATCTTCGAGGACGGGCTGCAGCGGCGCGATCTCGTGAGCGTCACCGACGTCGCCCGCGCCTGCGTCCGGGCCCTCGGCGCCGACGCCGCGATCGGCCAGGTGCTCAACATCGGCAGCGGGCGGTCGTACACCGTGCGCGAGGTCGCCGAGCGCGTCCGCGAGGTGATGGGGAAGAGCGGTATCGAGCCCGAGATCGTCGGGAAATCCCGGCTGGGCGACGTCCGGCACTGCTTCGCCGACATCGGCGCGGCGCAGCAGAAGATCGGGTATGCGCCCCGGGTCTCGCTCGAGGAGGGGCTCCGCGATCTCGCCGACTGGCTCGAGGGTCAGGTGGCGAAGGACGCTGTCGCCCAGGCCCGCGCAGAGCTGGAATCCAGGGGGCTGACGGTATGA
- a CDS encoding CgeB family protein: protein MRIALFCHSLLSDWNHGNAHFLRGVVTELAERGHEVRAFEPRDAWSLQNLVADHGDAPLREVREVYPRVDPIRYDLASLDLDEALEGTSLVIVHEWSEPELVARIGAHRARAPRAPYRLLFHDTHHRSVTDPGAMARYDLTRYDGVLAFGRVIRDLYLARRWARRAFVWHEAADVRVFRPRRGAGPERDLVWIGNWGDEERTRELDAFLIGPARDLGLSAHVYGVRYPEHARAALDAAGIEHRGWLPNYRAPEAFARARVTVHVPRRPYVASLPGIPTIRPFEAMACAIPLICSPWSDAEGLFSPGLDYLVARDGDQMKRHLAALLAEPALAAELAERGRRTILARHTCAHRVDELLAISAELGVEVDPPAPAATPQRATS, encoded by the coding sequence ATGCGCATAGCCCTGTTCTGCCACTCCCTGCTCTCCGACTGGAACCACGGGAACGCGCACTTCCTCCGCGGCGTGGTCACCGAGCTCGCCGAGCGCGGGCACGAGGTCCGCGCCTTCGAGCCGAGGGACGCCTGGAGCCTCCAGAACCTCGTCGCCGATCACGGCGACGCGCCGCTCCGCGAGGTGAGGGAGGTCTATCCGCGCGTCGATCCGATCCGCTACGACCTTGCCTCGCTCGACCTGGACGAGGCGCTCGAGGGCACCTCGCTGGTCATCGTCCACGAGTGGAGCGAGCCCGAGCTGGTCGCCCGCATCGGCGCGCACCGGGCACGCGCGCCGCGCGCGCCGTACCGGCTGCTCTTCCACGACACGCACCACCGGTCGGTGACGGATCCCGGGGCCATGGCGCGCTACGACCTCACCCGCTACGACGGCGTCCTCGCCTTCGGCCGGGTGATCCGCGACCTCTACCTCGCGCGACGATGGGCCCGCCGGGCCTTCGTCTGGCACGAGGCCGCAGACGTCCGCGTGTTCCGCCCGCGCCGCGGGGCCGGGCCGGAGCGCGATCTCGTGTGGATCGGCAACTGGGGCGACGAGGAGCGCACCCGCGAGCTCGACGCGTTCCTGATCGGCCCTGCGCGCGATCTCGGCCTCTCCGCCCACGTGTACGGGGTGCGTTACCCCGAGCACGCCCGCGCCGCGCTCGACGCGGCCGGCATCGAGCACCGGGGCTGGCTCCCCAACTACCGCGCTCCCGAGGCGTTCGCGCGGGCCAGGGTGACCGTCCACGTCCCGAGGAGGCCCTACGTCGCCTCGCTCCCGGGGATCCCGACCATCCGGCCGTTCGAGGCCATGGCCTGCGCCATCCCGCTCATCTGCTCGCCGTGGAGCGACGCGGAGGGGCTGTTCTCGCCCGGCCTCGACTACCTCGTCGCCCGGGACGGCGACCAGATGAAGCGCCACCTCGCGGCCCTCCTCGCCGAGCCCGCCCTGGCGGCCGAGCTGGCGGAGCGGGGGCGCAGGACGATTCTCGCGCGCCACACGTGCGCCCACCGGGTCGACGAGCTCCTCGCCATCTCCGCCGAGCTCGGCGTCGAGGTCGACCCTCCCGCGCCCGCCGCCACACCCCAGCGAGCCACGTCATGA
- a CDS encoding CgeB family protein, with amino-acid sequence MNRRSPRPTLSRSLDIAFFGSSLVSAYWNGAATYYRGILRALAARGHRITFHEPDAYDRQKHRDIEDPPWARVVVYSGTDPAEPRRLVEQARSADVVVKASGVGVFDELLEAEVAALDRPGLTTIFWDVDAPATLERVRAAPSDPFRAQIPRYDLVFTYGGGDPVVRGYEALGARRCAPIYNALDPETHLEVAPDPRFHCDFALLANRLPDRERRVEEFFLRPAAALPGLRFLLGGSGWQDKALPPNVRYVGHVYTADHNAFNASARAVLNVARDSMASVGFSPATRVFEAAGAAACLVTDAWEGIELFLEPGREVLVARSGDDVAEILRTLTPERARAIGRAAKQRVLAGHTYAERARQVEALLARPDGATLTANAPP; translated from the coding sequence ATGAACCGACGCAGCCCACGCCCGACCCTGAGCCGATCGCTCGACATCGCCTTCTTCGGATCGAGCCTCGTCTCCGCCTACTGGAACGGAGCCGCCACCTACTACCGCGGCATCCTCCGCGCCCTCGCGGCGCGAGGGCACCGCATCACCTTCCACGAGCCGGACGCCTACGATCGGCAGAAGCACCGCGACATCGAGGACCCGCCGTGGGCCCGCGTCGTTGTCTATTCCGGCACCGACCCCGCGGAGCCCAGGCGGCTCGTCGAGCAGGCCCGGAGCGCCGACGTCGTCGTCAAGGCCAGCGGCGTCGGCGTCTTCGACGAGCTGCTCGAGGCCGAGGTCGCCGCGCTCGATCGGCCGGGGCTCACGACGATCTTCTGGGACGTCGACGCCCCGGCCACGCTCGAGCGGGTCCGCGCCGCGCCGTCGGATCCCTTCCGCGCGCAGATCCCGCGCTACGACCTGGTCTTCACCTACGGCGGCGGCGACCCGGTGGTGCGCGGCTACGAGGCGCTCGGCGCGCGGCGCTGCGCGCCCATCTACAACGCGCTCGACCCCGAGACCCACCTCGAGGTCGCGCCGGATCCTCGATTTCATTGCGATTTTGCGCTGCTCGCCAACCGCCTGCCGGACCGGGAGCGGCGCGTGGAGGAGTTCTTCCTGCGGCCCGCGGCCGCGCTCCCCGGGCTCCGGTTCCTCCTTGGCGGCAGCGGCTGGCAGGACAAGGCGTTGCCCCCGAACGTCCGTTACGTCGGGCACGTCTACACGGCGGACCACAACGCCTTCAACGCCAGCGCCCGCGCGGTGCTGAACGTGGCCCGCGACAGCATGGCGTCGGTCGGCTTCTCCCCGGCGACCCGCGTCTTCGAGGCCGCGGGCGCGGCCGCGTGCCTCGTCACCGACGCGTGGGAGGGGATCGAGCTCTTCCTCGAGCCCGGGCGCGAGGTGCTGGTCGCGAGGAGCGGCGACGACGTCGCGGAGATCCTCCGGACGCTCACGCCCGAGCGGGCCCGCGCGATCGGCAGGGCGGCGAAGCAGCGCGTGCTCGCGGGGCACACCTACGCCGAGCGCGCGAGGCAGGTCGAGGCCCTGCTGGCCCGCCCCGACGGCGCAACCCTCACCGCGAACGCGCCGCCGTGA
- a CDS encoding antibiotic biosynthesis monooxygenase family protein: protein MIVVTNRIPVAEGHEADFEDRFKNRVHLVDQAPGFIRNEVHRPKPMKLDHATGAWSPDPDAQGFYEVKTWWRSMDDFIAWTRSPAFAEAHRNRAPKEMFAGPSKLDIHEVFLSTDLKG from the coding sequence ATGATCGTCGTCACCAACCGCATCCCCGTCGCCGAGGGCCACGAGGCCGATTTCGAGGATCGCTTCAAGAACAGGGTCCACCTGGTCGATCAGGCGCCCGGCTTCATCCGGAACGAGGTCCACAGGCCGAAGCCGATGAAGCTGGACCACGCGACCGGCGCGTGGAGCCCGGACCCGGACGCGCAGGGGTTCTACGAGGTGAAGACCTGGTGGCGGTCCATGGACGACTTCATCGCCTGGACGCGGAGCCCCGCGTTCGCGGAGGCGCACAGGAACCGCGCGCCGAAGGAGATGTTCGCGGGCCCGAGCAAGCTCGATATCCACGAGGTATTTCTCAGCACCGATCTGAAGGGGTAG
- a CDS encoding TIGR04295 family B12-binding domain-containing radical SAM protein, with the protein MRFALVNPAWSFEGSIYFGCREPHLPLEYGYARALLEAAGHEATVIDAQARGLADGALRDEVAALRADAIVVTTAPSYLFWRCAPPELRVPQQALRALHGLPGLRLAVGPHASTTPRATLRKLGVDAVVMGECEDVLVELADRPRSRWGEIDSIAWLEGDEARVQGGPRASDMGRLPALRWDEATVARHAHHHHRFDAAPIGPGAEVEASRGCPYHCTFCAKDNFREGYRKRPLDVLLDELDGLVAQGVRYVYFIDEIFLPDRPLLEALVDRPVSFGVQMRVDNWSREMLDLLGRAGCVSIEAGVESITREGRSLLAKRCKLSTEQLGDLLIHAKQSVPFVQANLIQSPTDDPADVAAFRERLRQHGVWANEPVPMFPYPGSPEYTMRWGAPDDQAWERSVAHYLDRFDRFSDLQDSRPLPLSALEIAPPGHG; encoded by the coding sequence GTGAGGTTCGCGCTCGTCAACCCGGCCTGGAGCTTCGAGGGGAGCATCTATTTCGGCTGCCGCGAGCCTCACCTGCCCCTCGAGTACGGCTACGCCAGGGCGCTGCTCGAGGCCGCGGGGCACGAGGCGACCGTCATCGACGCCCAGGCCCGGGGCCTCGCCGACGGCGCCCTCCGCGACGAGGTGGCCGCGCTCCGCGCCGACGCGATCGTGGTGACCACCGCGCCGAGCTACCTCTTCTGGCGCTGCGCGCCGCCCGAGCTCCGCGTCCCGCAGCAGGCGCTCCGCGCACTCCACGGGCTGCCAGGGCTCCGGCTCGCGGTGGGCCCCCACGCCTCCACCACCCCTCGCGCCACCCTGCGCAAGCTCGGGGTCGACGCCGTGGTGATGGGCGAGTGCGAGGACGTGCTGGTGGAGCTCGCCGATCGCCCGCGATCGCGCTGGGGCGAGATCGACTCGATCGCCTGGCTGGAAGGTGACGAGGCGCGCGTGCAGGGCGGCCCGCGCGCCTCGGACATGGGCCGGCTGCCGGCCCTCCGCTGGGACGAGGCCACGGTGGCGCGCCACGCCCACCACCACCACCGCTTCGACGCCGCGCCGATCGGCCCCGGCGCGGAGGTCGAGGCGTCCAGAGGGTGCCCCTACCACTGCACCTTCTGCGCGAAGGACAACTTCCGCGAGGGCTACCGCAAGCGCCCCCTCGACGTGCTCCTCGACGAGCTCGACGGGCTCGTCGCCCAGGGCGTCCGTTACGTCTACTTCATCGACGAGATCTTCCTGCCGGATCGCCCGCTGCTCGAGGCGCTCGTCGATCGCCCGGTGTCGTTCGGCGTCCAGATGCGCGTCGACAACTGGAGCCGGGAGATGCTCGACCTGCTCGGGAGAGCGGGGTGCGTCTCGATCGAGGCAGGGGTGGAGAGCATCACCCGGGAGGGCAGGAGCCTCCTGGCCAAGCGCTGCAAGCTCTCGACCGAGCAGCTCGGCGATCTCCTGATCCACGCCAAGCAGAGCGTCCCCTTCGTCCAGGCGAACCTGATCCAGTCGCCGACCGACGATCCCGCGGACGTCGCCGCCTTCCGGGAGCGGCTCCGGCAGCACGGCGTGTGGGCGAACGAGCCGGTGCCGATGTTCCCTTACCCGGGCTCGCCCGAGTACACGATGCGCTGGGGCGCACCCGATGATCAGGCGTGGGAGCGCTCGGTCGCGCACTACCTCGATCGGTTCGATCGCTTCAGCGACCTCCAGGACAGCCGCCCTCTCCCGCTCTCCGCGCTGGAGATCGCGCCCCCCGGCCATGGCTGA